The region GAATGCATATACATGGCCTTCCCTGACCAAGGTCATTACTTCTCTTAGAGCCAGTGCAGCGCGCTCGCGGTCGGTAAAGAATGGCGTCCCTTCCGTTGTCGAGAGCGCATAGAGGCGCTGCTCCATCTCACCCTCCGCACGCGCATCCTTCGAGTGCATGTCGACGTAGTAAGCGCATCCGTTGATTTGTGATGCACGCATTTTCACCAGTTGAATCAAAGATGGCTCTAGCCTGGATTGTTTGCGGACAAAGTTTTCCAGCCCAGCCGTGGCCTGATACGCCGCCGGTGATGCCTTTTGTGCTTCCAGTCTTGCTTGCATCGATTTATCTCCTTTAGCAACACTAGGCTTTATGTGGATTAGATAGAAGGTCCATAATGCAAAGAGGAACTGATCCACCTGCGAATTTGTGCGGGATCACCAATAGGCGATGTCTAAGGAAGAAACTTTTCAGGATCTCTCACTCAACCCGCCCTCCGGCGAACAGGATCTCTGGCGCTGGCTTTACACAGAGCTGCGCGGCGCCATTCTCGATGGACGTTTGAAGCCCGGCACTCGCATGCCATCTACACGCAGCCTCGGCGCGCAGTATTCGCTCTCGCGCGGAACCGTCGTCGTAGCCTTCGATCAGCTCCAAGCCGAGGGTTACACGCGCACTGAGGTTGGGTCAGGAACGTACGTCGCCTCGGGTGTTCCAGATGCATTCCTGTCCCCAACGCGCAAACCTGCGACTGTTGCACTTCCAAGTTCAAAGGCCGCATTCCCGAAACGCACGAAGGAATTTCTGAAGGGTGTGGAAGTGCTGCCCGCGTCTCACACCATTGGCAAAGCTTTCCGCACATACGAACCGGCCATTGATCTCTTCCCCGTGGATCTTTGGGCGCGTGTTGCTTC is a window of Edaphobacter sp. 12200R-103 DNA encoding:
- a CDS encoding carboxymuconolactone decarboxylase family protein, whose amino-acid sequence is MQARLEAQKASPAAYQATAGLENFVRKQSRLEPSLIQLVKMRASQINGCAYYVDMHSKDARAEGEMEQRLYALSTTEGTPFFTDRERAALALREVMTLVREGHVYAFSQSAQAWRYSV